In Cydia amplana chromosome 5, ilCydAmpl1.1, whole genome shotgun sequence, the genomic window TCTTAATTATATTGTAAAACATAAGCTGCTGGAATGAAAATTGATTATTGGACTAGCTATGTTGTCATCGCTGTCATCGTATCAATTTGACAATACAACATACGTTCCGGTTCCTTACAATATTACAcacaacagaaaaaaaatacgaattaAATCCGTTAATGAATAatagcatttataatataaaaatcaaGTTCTAGGGGAAAAATAGTTTTGTttcttaattttgtttacattgaCCTCAAAAAGTCAGTTGTTGCACTGGtggttttccaaatttttgcaAGTTTACTATTTCTGAACGGTTTCGTCTTCATGTGGGTTGCGTTTAGTTGTTTCGTAATAAAATCGTTTGTGGTTTCTTAAAGTTATTACCGACATTTtcgttaattaaataaatagaaacgGTTTGTTTTATAAAGGTGATAGTAAAGtggtcatattttatttttatcttttataacGATTCCTGATACTTCAAAGATTTGCGTTTAGTTGGTCTTCTTATAGGTTCTTATTCGATTATTCGACGTTTGTCACTGTCATTGTCAATAGTGTCAATATAAAAATAGCAATAACCTTAAAATTGTAGattagataaaaatatattaaaaacaaaaaaaataatttggtcAGTGCAGTCCTTAAGCATATCATAAACACTGTAAATAAAATGACAATTATTTCGAAGTTTCTCCCAAGTTTACGGAATGGAAGACCACTGCAATTTGTACCTATAGttctacataaaaataatattactagCAGTCGATGCTATTCTACAGAAAAACGAGAAAGTAGTTTAGCAAAAAGCCAAGAAAGGGCCGAAGTATCCACTGATGTCCGACCTTTAGGAGAAAAGATAAAGGAGACGACTAAAACGGTGTCATATACTGGCGTTATATTGCTCGGTGTTGGGGTCACCggtataattttttattatgtcTTCAGGGAGTTATTTTCTAGTAACAGCGCAAACAGCATTTATTCGACTGCTTTAGAAAAGTGCAAACAAGTACGTACCTACTCTTTTATAGCTGGATCTAAATATTAATCTAATAATCTAATCAAaacaaattcaattcaattttctAACACTTGATCCAAATTTCACATTTCATATTTATGATGCTTGTGATGGGCTGCTCGAGGTTTTATCTGACGATATATCTTACCATTTTAGGATCCTAGAGTAGAAGATGCATTGGGTGCTCCAATTAAGGGTTACGGAGAAGAGACCTCAAGACGACGTCGCACACATGTCAGTCATGCAGTGTATGAAAAGGATGGAGTCAAACACATGAGGATGAGGTTTTATATCAAAGGAATCAGGAACAAGGCAGTTGTTGAACTGGACATGAAACAGGTCAGTGATCTTTATCAATTTTTGCAAAAATGTTTCATAATGTATACTTCTTCCTTGGACCTTCTAAGCAACCATGTTTATATTAGGATTGGATATTTCGGTtcgataactcgagatattttattaaggaaattagaactttaaattaaattacataaggttcaaatttcttccattttttcccgcaagttatcaacttcttcccgccatgTACGGATTTAGGATATATAGGATGTTAGATTTACTATAGTTTGTAAATTATCAGACAATTGTAACGTGCATGGGTGTTTTGAGTGGAACTTCTGACACTTTCATGAAAGGGCAATTTTTAATAGATACATTAAGTAATCATGTATCATTTATGTTTATAAGCTAGTTGAATAACCACAGATTAACATTTGATTTCAGAATGATTATGGCAACTACCAGTGTCGGTATCTATTGGTGCAACTAGATGACTACAGCGGCAAAACATTCATCATTGAAGACAACCGTGCTGAACTCGACCGTAAAGATTTTGCTGGCCAATTACCTACTCTTACCCTTACTCAGTGAATAACTCATGTAGATAAGTAGTGTGTACATACCTAAttgttatagttataaattgttgaacaaaaatttttttttaatttgtttattttatgatcaataaaattatgacattaatgacaaaattaaaactttaaattaatagGCATTATCATCTAAAtattctaaattaaaatatcaGCCTATTTAGTAAGTAGTCTCTGGGATtactaacttattattttatctttggTAAAATATTTTTGGGAAATTATATGATTATTTAAACGGTACAGCtttgtagttacagtttcttcCACGTAACTACTTCCCATGCCATCAGTAAGCGATTGCTGAAAACGAACTTTTTGATTCTATTAAAAATCCAGTAAAACACTACTGCCATAGATAGATACTGTGGCCACGCCCATTTGACCTCCTGCAGAAGGCTTGGTGTATACAGTACTAGGTTTTCAGGTATTCTTAGTCGTATTTTGATATTCATTGTTCCAGTATGTCCATTCTGGCTTCTAGAGTGTAATGTTTTAGTGTCAATAATAGCTGAAacataaagtaaaagtaaactaGAAGCTTTCGATTTGAAGTCACCTATGAAGTTATATAGTATACATAAAAGGATAAATAGTGGGTACTAAATTCTTGCTTATATTATAAATCTTGTAAATACTGTAGATTTATATTACCTTCTCTGATAAAGTAATCTTCTAAAATAGCATTTACAACATCTTTATCTTTCTTTTCCAAGTATCTGAATAAAGATGTATTATAAATAGTGTCTATAGTGTTTGGACGACATGGCAAGTGGGAGGCCTGATGTAATGTCAAGTCTCCGTAGTAAATGAATGCAGAGGGTGGTAGAGAAAATTCCTTAGTTATTATTGCCAAACCCTGCATGTGAAGGGGGCATACAGTCTGTAAAGAATAAAGATTGATTATGATATTATGCagaatcttattttttttaaagtcataGCCATATTGTCTTTATGGaagtcataatcataaatcattAGAAGCTCGAGCAGTTGTGATTGTGACAACAATTACAACTTTAAAAGCCTTGCTTTAACAGCGATGGTTTAAGCCTTTAGAGCTCTGCTAAGGGCACACTAACAAGACTAGTAACTTTTTAGTTACTAGTGTTGCTAGTGTGTttaaatatatagtttgtcaaaggactgtctcattttaaacatagacagagagaatcatactatctttgtcttacactagtactagcacccaacagaaaaggatgagtatagtttttttttgtcttatttactgacaaattggtttgacctaTATTCTAATGTAAGAGAGTAAAATCTTTTTAGTAGACCTCACCTTTAATTGGAAGTCCAATCCTAAAAGTAGAACTATTGAAGCTAATGGCTTGACTTGAGGAATTTGGAGAAGAAATTTGAGTTCCAATACATCATTAGTTCCATCACCATTATTATCATGCTCATCCACCTAAGAAAATTAGACAAGTAAAGATTAAAAGTAAGACCTAAGTAAGAAAATGAGTAAAGCAAACTAACAGCATGCAGGCAAAGTAAATGGGTGGTGGGAGAGTATTTCACATTTTACCATGGTATGATTGATACAAATCTGACACTTTTTATGACTTAAAgatatgtttatttgtttgGATCCATGCCTTCCCAATCATGTTGCTTCGTAAATTTACCTGAAATTCAGCACAGTATTCATCATGATCATAGTTGTCATTACCACACACTATTGGCTGACTAGGATCATCGGTCTCTGCCACTAAAAGATAGTCGTATGTAAAATGTACCACCGGTTGTTCAAAGTAACTCTGGGACTTTAACCAAAACCCTGCAAATAAGTTAGGTTAGCGCATCGGTCATACACATGTCATACTCAgatttgtatttgtttttacCTCGACCCCCGTATGCAAAAACGAATGGCAGGATAATAATAAGTCCATTTGTCAGCAATATGAAAAACATTGCTTTCGAGAGAAGGTAGCTTTTGTATTGAATTTCCACATTATAAGTAAATAGCGTAAACAACTTCATTACGATAGTGGAGAATTAATTTAGGCTATATTCCTTGATGTATCGTTAGCATTTTCTTCTTCTCCTTACTTCGTAGTAGTTTcttaataaattcaataaacATTTAAGTATTGATTAGAACAATACAACAGCAATGTTATGACATTCCGTGAATTTCGTCCGTCaacaaacattaaataattCGTTGCTTAGCAACTAGTGTTGCAAGGGTATTGTAACTTTTTTAAAGCCCTCGCAGACGACGGTACCTAGCGTCGAGCTTAGTGCGGATCGATAAAAAGGCCCTCCACACGAAGTCGCCAACGCGAGTGTGAAGTCGATTTCGTTGTTAGCCAAAATCgattccacactcgcgttcggggcTTCGCGCTGttattcgcgcacgagtgtcgAGGAAGCTAAAGACATGATTACGTGCCAGAGCGAGATAGAATATTATTATTCTGATGCACTGCgcgaaaaactatttttttttatctgcctctctgtcgcacttgcatATATTCAAGCGTTGCATATTCGTTGCTCCTACTTAGCcagttatgcgttagagggagcaagcgaTACCTATAGCTATCTTCCACTGCATAGCTGCGTCCCTAAGGCTTGTCGAGACCTGCCACGCGTGGAAACGTAGAATTGAATCGCATGCCATTTGTTGCAAGGTCTGTAGAAGCCTTTAGTTGAAAGCAAATGCTTAGTTCACGAATAGCACGCTAGGTGGCTCTGTTATGTATATGAAAATCATGTGATTCAGATTTTTCACGTGATGGATGATGATGGGTTGGCCGggcgaagtatttagcagatggcgccatcatagcttgccctgtcaatccctagaatggggttggcaactgtcaaaggtttgcatagatggcgccatcatagcttgcccctttttctatgagatttgacttaaagggctggcatccagggcattaaaaaaacaaaaaatcgacacaattctagggattgacagggcaagctatgatggcgccatctgctgaATACTTCGactggccaaccccattgtgtattttttttgttttattaatgcCCTGGGTCACCTGGATGCCAGCTCTTTAAGACAAATCTAATAGAATAacggggcaagctatgatggtgccatctatgcaaacctttgacagttgccaaccccattgatcATGTAGTCCCCAATTCCCCATATACatagtttttatttcattcctactaatatatatttttgatactACGTCGGTGGTAAATAAGCATACGCGGTCCTGGTGGTAAGCTGTGACCATAGTCCATGGACGTCTGCGACTCCCGGGTGTGTTACAATGGGCGTTGCCGacactttaaaaacctgtacactccttttttgaatcCATGGACCCATCGAATCCATACTGTAGTGTGTAGTCACTTCCCTCGAGAAAACCTTGGCAGGGTGTCATTAGCACGCGCCACGCGACTATTTAGGTTTCAGGGTGAGGGTCAACGCTGAAAATGTCaacatatcaatatcaataatcAATAATGGATCTTGTGACTCTTGAGGCTTTGGAGACCCGCGGACAGCGTATGCTTATTAGGGCTCCGATAGTcacccttcgggtacggaacaCGGAATTCTAAAGGCCACTTGAACtataacccgaggttaagcggttgaaccgctaacccagtgtcaaattgtacctactggtaaccatggtaactccaggtttaaccggttaaccccgggcgggttagtgaatggtgctaGTGGccattagtaggtaggtatcacgttttttgttttgtatgaacaaagtatactatttatttaattttattaggtaggtacttaatgttgTTATTAAACGCATGAAAAAAACCATGATTATAAATCAAAGATGGACAAAATTTTACCACATATATCTAAATTTAATAAGGAGTGAAAAAAGCGATAGAAAAGCTTGAAACCCCCAAAACTTCTATGCATTTGACATTTTGCAAGACCTCCATCTACACTAGCGCCCCTAGCGGTGAAATTAAGTACACGCGGTAGCCCTCATTCAGTTGCCACAAAACCAAAGAGTAGGCACAAAACATGTGGCGCCGCGCCGTATCTCGCCATCTAGTTTGGCTGTAACTCGGTGGCACGATATTATCTTCTACATCaataatttttcaaatttttgccTTGCCCAAACTGTCACTGCGGAGTATGGTATAAATAAGAATGATGGTTTTCGAAATTTAGTAGAGTGGTTTAAGTATTGTTTATTGTGTATCCAGTATCCATGTGTATCTTTGTAACAGCTACCTACAGTAAGCAATGTAAGCATGACCCATGGAATGATTATGCTCTAGTCAGTAACTTTCAAGTAGGTATGAATAAGAAAGACAATGgcaataaaatacttaaataatagcATTATAGTTAGTAGGTACGGTTTAGTTTTAGTAGTGTCGCATTTTGACAAGGTATCAAATAAGCAAATAACTACGCTTTGTTTGAGTTACTTATATGTACAAGGTGATGCTACACCTGCCACTGAAAGTGGGATGGGTCCTACACgttgtataggtcatactgagcaacttttactatgggacaacctcgaaatcgcgaaaaaaaattgactctcccatacattttgACTGGCTGATGTTGATATCTTGTAACGGGAGTCGTGTCAATTTTTCGTCTAAAAATTCTACCATTCTCTTTTAGGTTAACAAAAGGTTAATCTCTctaagtaggtacgagtagaACAAATTAGACTATGACAGATACTTGCGtagtttcatccgctactattgatacTGACTGACTGTACCACTTTTCTATTGATTATTGAGGGAGTCGCCGTTAAATCAGTTACATGATTATGCCAGCCCTATTAGTACCTTACACTAGTATTTTTACATGTCTACTTAGGGtgtggctttaaaaaaaaaagatataggtacatactacataggtacattgtaaaCTAATATTAATGTACACATGATATTGATAACGAAAGTCTTCTTGAATATAAAGGTCCCGTTTTtttgtacggaatcctaaaataTCTCCACTGACTTATTTTTCCCCATTATTGAATTGTTATCGATGTTATCTTATCATTTTCATCAGTGGTACGGCACGGCACGAGAACCTAGATCCGTTGATAATGTTACTTAACAGAAATTCTTAATTAGTGATTCGACAACAAGAAAACGTCAAGATAACAGAtgaagtatttttaaattaagtacctactcctttggaaaaattaaaaatgcttCCTTCCAGAAAATAGAGATATCTCAATGATTTAGGTAAGGTAGTTTCCGTGAAAAGGGCCCCATAAATTCCTCTACACTTTATACTTCTATACATACTAGGttggtaggtactaggtatataTTGCTTTTGTATAAAGGTATCTGGACAATGGCACGCAGGTATTATTACAAGTGTACTGACGCATTTCACACAGCTAGACTCGTGAAGTTCTGGTTTCTCTACAAGTCAGCGCACAACAACAAAAGGACTTTTAGAAACCAGCGACCCCGGCGCCTGCGTTGACAACTGACACCTAGCCGGTGAATGATCCCTCTGTTAAACTTTCGTATATAAAGGGCTAGCGAACACCTAACCGCAACATTCGCTCTGGTGTCAGCCAAGAGCGCTGTGGAAGTAATAATAAACGACGCCTCCACCAAGATGGCCATGGTCCGACGTTCTAGTATGGACAGGATGTCCTCCAGCATGACATCCAGCATGACTGGAATGGGACTTGGCGGGATAACGGGCCTCACCTCAGGGATGAGTACATTAAGCTGTATGAGGGAGCAGCAAATGACGATTGGCGGGATGCCGTCCAACTACGTGCCGGGATTATCGGCCTATTACAATATATCTAGCTTCTGTCAGCGTCCCGGACAGACCCGGCGTGGGCCCATGCAGAGGGCTGGACCGACGGCTCAGCATCGTCCCGGGCGCTCTCACAGCACCGGCTCCCTGCATCGCATGAAACACTCGATGAGGAACAGCCCCAACACGCAATACACCCATAACCTTATTTGCAAGATGGCTGACCAGAATGAACGCCGTCGCCGTCAAGACACTTTGGATGTCATTCCTCAAAGTTATTACTCACAGCAACCCTTGAAAGTAGAGCTGACTGAGTTCTATTCAAGGGATAATTCGAAAGATCATCATACTGATCAGTATGATCTGGTCAATGATAATATTTTGCCGAATCCGGTATACCGAAGAGGACAGAACTTCTTCTTCGCGGTTCGTTTTGACAGAACCTATGACAAGCAGCAGGATATGATCCGCATTGTTTTTTGCTTTggtaagaataaatttaatactcttcctttttttaaccgacttccaaatctaaaaggaggaggttatcaattcggatgtatgttttttttatttttttttatttttttttatgtttgttactccatatctccgtcattactggaccgattttgaaaatttttttttgattgtatgtatatgcacacagattggtcccgtttttgtcaaaacccggttttgatgatgggatccatgaggaatcgagggaactcctcaaatcttaaaggcatacatatagtgatttttgtgtttttatcaacaaatcaagcatatacattcaaaaaagtgatgaagtggaactgctgatgatgatcagaacggaactcttcaacgacgtatagtacacgtttgacgatttgtcctcttcgttatgtttgttaagcaagttaagtttttaatccacatttttgtcaagctcgagttctgatgatgggatccatgaggaatcgagggaactcctcaaatcttaaaggcatgcgtatagagatttttgtattttcatcaaaaaattaagcattttcattaaaaactgtcgcatttgatgcagtggaactgctgatgatgatcaaaacagaactcttcaacgacgcatagttcacgttaggcgatttgtcctcttcgttatgtttgttaagcaagttaagtttttaagccaaatttttttcaagctcgagttctgatgatgggatccacaaggaatcgagggaactcctccaatcttaaaggcatgcgtatagaggttttgtattttcatcagaaaatcgagcattttcattaaaaactgtcgcatttgatgaagtggaactgctgatgatgatcataacggaactcttcaacgacgcatagttcgcatttggcgatttgtccttttcgttatgtttgttaagcaatttaggtttttaggcacatttatgtcaatctcaagtcctgaacatgggatccatgaggaatcgagggaactcctcaaattttaaaggcatatgtatagaattttatatattttcatcagaaaatcaagcatttacattaaaaactgtgggatttgatgaagtggaactgctgatgatgatcagaactcttcaacgacgcatagtacctacacgtttagtgattttgaatttcgattttgacttggactgggccccggacttcggactcggacccgtactcggactcggacccggactcggatccggacccggacccggatcttgacccggaaaaccactatgatacttaaactaaaaaaacactatgattaccataaaatgtataggtacgaggggcgttcaaaatattctcggtattgatatcttacgacctcttctaaaatttctttcgttactggccgctaaggtttattcattgacattaaaaaaaagtataattcgaaccgagatggtcttttgtttttctgcaattgctgaacaaacatgaacatcatgtgcgaattgacaatgtgaactaaattagaacatcgatgcgtgataaaattcttgacaaaacagggtaaaaatcaaaaaaccataaaagaggaaatggattgtgtttaccgtgaatctgctccttctttatctaccattcaaaagtggtcaagcgagtttaaacgcggaagggagagtattgaagatgaccctagacctggccggcctgtagtagctacttcacaagaaaatattgataaagtggaaaaacttatattggaagatggtcgagtgaaggtaaaatctatagcacaagtaaccaatctctctattggtaccgtacatgatattatacatgaccatcttaatatgtcaaaagtaagtgcaagatgggttccgcgaatgctgactcggcttcaaaaagacatgcgtgtagcttgttgttccgatttttttgacctgtgcggtgaaaatcctgatgaggtgctgcaaagaatagttactggagatgaaacctgggttcatcattatgacccagagagtaaacaagagtccatgcagtggcacattaagggttcagctcatcccaagaagttcaaggtcatcccttcagctggcaaggtcatggccacgatattttgggattgtgaaggagtattactaatcgattataaagaagaaggtgtaaatatcacaggacagtactacgctaacattctacgtcaattaaaggatgtaattaaagaaaagaggcgaggaaagttaaccaaaggtattctgcttctgcatgacaacgcccccgtccatactgctcatattgccaaggcagctattgttgaatgtgggtttaaaactgttactcacccaccgtatagtccggacttagcccccagcgacttctttttcctccccaatcttaaaaaggatctgcgtggaaataaattttctgacgatgaagcattgaaggcggcagtggaggagcatttttacacgaaagataaaaaatatttttacgagggattaaaaaaaataattgatcgatcttttaagtgtatg contains:
- the LOC134648450 gene encoding mitochondrial import inner membrane translocase subunit Tim21 → MTIISKFLPSLRNGRPLQFVPIVLHKNNITSSRCYSTEKRESSLAKSQERAEVSTDVRPLGEKIKETTKTVSYTGVILLGVGVTGIIFYYVFRELFSSNSANSIYSTALEKCKQDPRVEDALGAPIKGYGEETSRRRRTHVSHAVYEKDGVKHMRMRFYIKGIRNKAVVELDMKQNDYGNYQCRYLLVQLDDYSGKTFIIEDNRAELDRKDFAGQLPTLTLTQ
- the LOC134648452 gene encoding transmembrane protein 231 isoform X1, yielding MKLFTLFTYNVEIQYKSYLLSKAMFFILLTNGLIIILPFVFAYGGRGFWLKSQSYFEQPVVHFTYDYLLVAETDDPSQPIVCGNDNYDHDEYCAEFQVDEHDNNGDGTNDVLELKFLLQIPQVKPLASIVLLLGLDFQLKTVCPLHMQGLAIITKEFSLPPSAFIYYGDLTLHQASHLPCRPNTIDTIYNTSLFRYLEKKDKDVVNAILEDYFIREAIIDTKTLHSRSQNGHTGTMNIKIRLRIPENLVLYTPSLLQEVKWAWPQYLSMAVVFYWIFNRIKKFVFSNRLLMAWEVVTWKKL
- the LOC134648452 gene encoding transmembrane protein 231 isoform X2, with the protein product MKLFTLFTYNVEIQYKSYLLSKAMFFILLTNGLIIILPFVFAYGGRGFWLKSQSYFEQPVVHFTYDYLLVAETDDPSQPIVCGNDNYDHDEYCAEFQTVCPLHMQGLAIITKEFSLPPSAFIYYGDLTLHQASHLPCRPNTIDTIYNTSLFRYLEKKDKDVVNAILEDYFIREAIIDTKTLHSRSQNGHTGTMNIKIRLRIPENLVLYTPSLLQEVKWAWPQYLSMAVVFYWIFNRIKKFVFSNRLLMAWEVVTWKKL